A DNA window from Gorilla gorilla gorilla isolate KB3781 chromosome 6, NHGRI_mGorGor1-v2.1_pri, whole genome shotgun sequence contains the following coding sequences:
- the CHST12 gene encoding carbohydrate sulfotransferase 12 translates to MTKARLFRLWLVLGSVFMILLIIVYWDSAGAAHFYLHTSFSRPHTGPPLPTPGPDRDRELTADSDVDEFLDKFLSAGVKQSDLPRKETEQPPAPGSMEESVRGYDWSPRDARRSPDQGRQQAERRSVLRGFCANSSLAFPTKERAFDDIPNSELSHLIVDDRHGAIYCYVPKVACTNWKRVMIVLSGSLLHRGAPYRDPLRIPREHVHNASAHLTFNKFWRRYGKLSRHLMKVKLKKYTKFLFVRDPFVRLISAFRSKFELENEEFYRKFAVPMLRLYANHTSLPASAREAFRAGLKVSFANFIQYLLDPHTEKLAPFNEHWRQVYRLCHPCQIDYDFVGKLETLDEDAAQLLQLLQVDRQLRFPPSYRNRTASSWEEDWFAKIPLAWRQQLYKLYEADFVLFGYPKPENLLRD, encoded by the coding sequence ATGACCAAGGCCCGGCTGTTCCGGCTGTGGCTGGTGCTGGGGTCGGTGTTCATGATCCTGCTGATCATCGTGTACTGGGACAGCGCAGGCGCCGCGCACTTCTACTTGCACACGTCCTTCTCTAGGCCGCACACGGGGCCGCCGCTGCCCACGCCCGGGCCGGACAGGGACAGGGAGCTCACGGCCGACTCCGATGTCGACGAGTTTCTGGACAAGTTTCTCAGTGCTGGCGTGAAGCAGAGCGACCTTCCCAGAAAGGAGACGGAGCAGCCGCCTGCGCCGGGGAGCATGGAGGAGAGCGTGAGAGGCTACGACTGGTCCCCGCGGGACGCCCGGCGCAGCCCCGACCAAGGCCGGCAGCAGGCGGAGCGGAGGAGCGTGCTGCGGGGCTTCTGCGCCAACTCCAGCCTGGCCTTCCCCACCAAGGAGCGCGCATTCGACGACATCCCCAACTCGGAGCTGAGCCACCTGATCGTGGACGACCGGCACGGGGCCATCTACTGCTACGTGCCCAAGGTGGCCTGCACCAACTGGAAGCGCGTGATGATCGTGCTGAGCGGAAGCCTGCTGCACCGCGGTGCGCCCTACCGCGACCCGCTGCGCATCCCGCGCGAGCACGTGCACAACGCCAGCGCGCACCTGACCTTCAACAAGTTCTGGCGCCGCTACGGGAAGCTCTCCCGCCACCTCATGAAGGTCAAGCTCAAGAAGTACACCAAGTTCCTCTTCGTGCGCGACCCCTTCGTGCGCCTGATCTCCGCCTTCCGCAGCAAGTTCGAGCTGGAGAACGAGGAGTTCTACCGCAAGTTCGCCGTGCCCATGCTGCGTCTGTACGCCAACCACACCAGCCTGCCCGCCTCGGCGCGCGAGGCCTTCCGCGCTGGCCTCAAGGTGTCCTTCGCCAACTTCATCCAGTACCTGCTGGACCCGCACACGGAGAAGCTGGCGCCCTTCAACGAGCACTGGCGGCAGGTGTACCGCCTCTGCCACCCGTGCCAGATCGACTACGACTTCGTGGGGAAGCTGGAGACTCTGGACGAGGACGCCGCgcagctgctgcagctgctcCAGGTGGACCGGCAGCTCCGCTTCCCCCCGAGCTACCGGAACAGGACCGCCAGCAGCTGGGAGGAGGACTGGTTCGCCAAGATCCCCCTGGCCTGGAGGCAGCAGCTGTACAAACTCTACGAGGCCGACTTTGTTCTCTTTGGCTACCCCAAGCCCGAAAACCTCCTCCGAGACTGA